One window of Botrimarina mediterranea genomic DNA carries:
- a CDS encoding S1C family serine protease has translation MLKPRFAVSLAAVSVAGLLAAVTIALAQRPAADPLSPRPAAQRPISQRPVESLAQRPTEPVTAAPVQLTPEELANIRVYEVANQSVVHVTTSVVQYHPVFGVPIEGGEGAGSGAILDREGHILTNHHVIDDATNIKVTFSNDHTYDAEVVGSDEEFDIAVLKISPDATEKLVPIQLGRSDNLRVGQKAYALGNPFGLDGTLTTGILSSLNRSLPSRVDARVMDGMIQTDAAMNPGNSGGPLLNTAAEMIGMCVAIRSSVGQNSGVGFAIPVDRVKHFVPELIKHGRIIRAYHGIVMLNETSRGLRIAKLAEDGPAEEAGLRGFRVKQRYERRGSVVYRVNELDKESADYLVAIDGTAVKSHTEFLAIMDAHKPGDRVVFTVLRDGQRLDVPLVLGSA, from the coding sequence ATGCTCAAGCCTCGTTTCGCCGTGTCCCTCGCCGCCGTTTCCGTTGCTGGCCTGCTGGCGGCGGTGACCATTGCCCTTGCGCAGCGGCCAGCCGCCGACCCCCTCTCGCCGCGTCCCGCCGCCCAGCGGCCAATCTCGCAGCGACCCGTCGAGTCACTCGCCCAGCGGCCCACCGAGCCCGTCACCGCGGCGCCCGTCCAGCTCACTCCCGAGGAGCTGGCCAACATCCGCGTCTACGAGGTCGCCAACCAGAGCGTCGTCCACGTGACGACCAGCGTCGTGCAATATCACCCAGTCTTCGGCGTGCCGATCGAGGGGGGCGAGGGCGCCGGCTCGGGGGCGATCCTCGACCGTGAGGGCCATATCCTCACCAACCACCACGTCATCGACGACGCCACCAATATCAAGGTGACCTTCAGCAACGATCACACTTACGACGCCGAGGTCGTGGGTTCCGACGAAGAGTTTGACATCGCCGTCCTCAAGATATCGCCCGATGCCACGGAGAAGCTCGTTCCCATCCAGCTCGGCCGCAGCGACAACCTCCGCGTCGGCCAGAAAGCCTACGCCCTCGGCAACCCCTTCGGTCTCGACGGCACGCTCACCACCGGCATCCTCTCGAGCCTCAACCGCTCACTCCCCAGCCGCGTCGACGCCCGCGTCATGGACGGCATGATCCAGACCGACGCCGCGATGAACCCCGGCAATTCCGGCGGGCCGTTGCTCAACACCGCGGCGGAGATGATCGGCATGTGCGTCGCGATCCGCAGCTCGGTCGGGCAAAACTCGGGCGTTGGATTCGCGATCCCCGTCGATCGCGTTAAGCACTTCGTCCCCGAGCTGATCAAGCACGGTCGCATTATCCGCGCTTACCACGGCATTGTGATGCTCAACGAAACGTCGCGCGGCTTGCGCATCGCCAAGCTCGCCGAAGACGGACCCGCCGAAGAAGCCGGCCTGCGTGGCTTCCGCGTCAAGCAACGCTACGAGCGCCGCGGTTCGGTTGTCTATCGCGTCAATGAACTCGACAAAGAGTCCGCCGACTATCTTGTCGCGATCGACGGCACGGCGGTCAAGTCGCACACCGAGTTCTTGGCCATCATGGACGCGCACAAGCCCGGCGACCGCGTCGTCTTCACCGTCCTGCGCGACGGCCAGCGCCTCGACGTGCCGTTGGTGCTCGGCTCGGCGTAA
- a CDS encoding thioredoxin domain-containing protein — protein sequence MLSIWMFVAAVAAPTAPAESTDAWHANYSEAVAETKQEEQPLLVVFDKPGDESAELDPSLLSAESGAFPLDSYALCHIDATTDYGKQVAEGFKVTEFPHVAIIDKSGSVVLRRVSGDVTQSEWTKVLKEHKNGDRSTAVTHSVSKPVKSTTPSFSPSVSMPSSSQGGYSKPYCPSCQLRNR from the coding sequence ATGCTATCGATCTGGATGTTCGTCGCGGCCGTTGCAGCTCCCACTGCCCCAGCCGAATCCACCGACGCCTGGCACGCCAATTACAGCGAGGCCGTCGCGGAGACCAAGCAAGAAGAACAACCGCTCTTGGTTGTGTTCGACAAGCCTGGCGACGAATCCGCAGAGCTCGACCCGAGCCTGCTCAGCGCCGAGAGCGGCGCGTTCCCGCTGGACAGCTACGCGCTGTGCCACATCGACGCCACGACCGATTACGGCAAGCAAGTGGCCGAAGGCTTCAAGGTGACGGAGTTCCCTCACGTGGCGATTATCGACAAGTCGGGCAGCGTCGTGCTGCGTCGCGTGTCGGGTGATGTCACACAGAGCGAGTGGACCAAGGTCCTCAAGGAGCACAAGAATGGCGACCGTTCGACGGCTGTGACGCACTCGGTCTCCAAGCCGGTGAAGTCGACGACCCCGTCGTTCTCCCCGTCGGTCTCGATGCCCAGCTCCTCGCAAGGCGGCTACTCGAAGCCGTACTGCCCGAGCTGCCAGCTGCGTAATCGCTGA